The Lolium rigidum isolate FL_2022 chromosome 1, APGP_CSIRO_Lrig_0.1, whole genome shotgun sequence region CTTCGCGAAAGGTTTtgtagctttttggacacgatttTCTCCACCATTGTCGAACTTCAAAAGATTGATTCTTCTATGTCCCTCCAATTTTTTTTAGGGAAAGGGGACATGAGATCTTATTTACATTTCCACCAAtcaagctctcttctatgtgaaggCACGTTGTTGGATCAAGATCTTGGAATCATTTTTTGACTCCTCCATTATTCATCATCTCCATTCCTTCATTGCATTTGTTACTTTGACGGTATTTGGGAGAGAATGACTCGATCATTTATAATGTTCTTAATTTGCATTTGGTGCCTTGATTTGAGCTCTCCAGGTGTTATTCGTTGGAGTGAGAGtcagtgagcttgttactcttggagggtgctcCTCTTAGACGATCTGGTGGTTGATGCCTTGATGACCTTTTCGTGGAAGATCGTGAAGATGCCTGGGATTCCCCTAGTAGGATTGTGAAATCGTTGTGGAACCTACCATCTCCGAAATGGAGGTGAAGCTAGCCGCAGTGAAGGCCTCAAAACAAAACATGGGTCTTTCTATCCTTTGTGTTGTTTGCTACGTCTCATGAAACTATGAGATCCCATTTGCTCAAAATAATAATCGCAATCTGCTCGTATCATTTTTGTGGGGGAAAAATGATATCTCACAGCAAGACATGGATGAAGGTGGGACAGTGTCTTGTAAATGGAAGCACAAATTATGATTTAGAATGGATAACTTTGATTccatgttgcaactcattcatGTTTCAATCTTGCCCTTTTTTCTTCCATAACTAGCATGGTGGCCCATGTAGATGTGACAGCATCATTTTATTGTACCAAAAGCGTAGAGTATTGCTATATGTGTTAGGAAAATATTTTTCCTCCTACTTACTTTTGGGATTTGTGTATGGCAAATAAAAAAATTGTCATACACGTACCATTCAAGATCTGTATATGAAGATGCAAGAACAAATTGAATTTAACTCACCGAGTAATTTATGTCAGGCTCGGTGAAGATTTTGAACGCAGTGATCCTCACACACGTAGGCGTATCCCTCCCAAGCGCGAGGACATATCTCCTATTTGCTTCAAGAATCGAAAGCGTCAATTCCTCTTCCGATATCCATGCATACATCAATCCAATCCGTCAGCAGTCCGTCTTCCATGGCGTCACGCCAACAACGAGAGTGGTTCTTCTTACGACGCTTATGTGTAGGGAAAAACCCACACACGGCGAGTGTGGTGCATCCGTCCGTTCCATTGTTCTTGCTCGCGAGTGTATTCAAATTTAAACTGAAAACCAAGTAGAAGAGTGTTTTCCTTTATTGGTTCAAACATTCTCCCAAAGGAGACCTATTTCACGGTTGGATTCATGGCAAACCCTAGCAAGAGCTGACTTTCACGTACATACGAGGCTGAAGTAGAACTGTAGAACACAAAGCTCTTCCTGTTTCCTCCGTCGGTCGTAATAATCCCCAAAAAAAAGCCGTCGGGAATTGGTCGACTCCAATATGGAGAACCGAACAAGAATGGAACACGCCGGGAAAACAAAACCTGTTCCGGGCAGCGACGGCGCGCCCGTACCGGCAGCGCATGCCACTCGCGAACACGCACGgagaaatccaagaaaaaacaGACATGCACCGTACGTAACTACCTACGCGCTCTGCGCCTCCAAGAATGCGTTGAACTCCGCCCTGGCCATCGCCAGGCGCGGCGTGATGCACGGCGAGGTCGGGCACGACGCCGGCGGCGCGGCTGCCGTCGAGAACCTGACGTGCCGCTGCGACGCGGACGACATCCTGGGGGTGGGGGCCGACGACTCCTGGCGCTGCGACACCGACGCCGACTTCTTCAGGATGCCCCTCGGCTCGCCCTCGGGCGCGAACGCCATCTTGACGGGCGCCGCCGACTCCGGCCGCCGCGACTCCGACTCCGACGCCGACTTCTTCAGGACCCCCCTCGCGTCGCCATCGAACACGAACGCCATCTTGATCGGCAGGTCCGTGTCGTCGGCGCAGCTGACCTTGGCCACCTCCATCGCGAAGTCCGTGTCGACGTGCGGCGccgaggtgggcggcggcggcggcggcgggctccagGACCCGCACTCGAACCTCTCCATGGACGCCATCCGCGAcacgctgctccgccgcctcgcCCCGGAGTGCTGCCTCTGAATGCTCGACACGACGGCCGCCGCGGAGGGCGAGCCCCGCTTCTTCTTGTTGAAGCCCGGGATGAACATGCACAGCACGCCGCACTTGAAGCCGTGGGCCTCCGCGTCGGTCTCGAACTGGAAGTGCGGGTACTCGTCGTCGTGCGGCGCCATGGTCCTCCCCTCGGCGCGGGACGCGCTCCTGGAGAGCGTGGTgggcgcggcggacggcgaggtGACGTAGTGGGCGAGCGCGGCGGAGTGCTGCCGCGCGAGGGAGCTCAGGGCGATGACCGTGGCGAGGCTGGGCTCTTCCCGCTTCGCAGCGGCGCTGTGGACCGGGGAGGAGGCCGCGGAGCACGGGAGGCTGGCGCCGACGAACGTggggcggcggagcggcggcagGAGCGGGGACGGGTGCGCCACCAGCTCCGTCATCACCGACGGCGCCGAGAGCGGCGAGTCCGGGTCGGCGACCATGCCCAGGTGCCGCAGCGACACGGGGTCCACGGGGATCTGGCGCTCGTTGTCCATCGACGGTGACGCCGGGCTCTTGCCGCCGTCCTCCGATGTGGCCGGCGCAAGCCGTGGCGCTTCCTCGCCGGCGGACTGCATGGTGATCTGCGTACTGTATGGACTAACTACGCTGGACGCCTGCACGAACTGAGCTGCTGATGCTACAATACATACGCGCGGGACGCTTATAAAGCAAAGGAAAAACAATCAATTAGTGTTTTGACTTTTCGTGATGGCTACTTGGTATTCGTCGTAGTGGGCAGCATGAAGGGCGGCACGGCTATCTGCTGCATGAACGCAACTTCTAATTCGTGCTGGCTTAGTGGTTCACCATGTGTTATCGTGGCATCAGTCGTTCTCCTGCAGAGAATTATGGTTAACGATGAAGTTGAGATATCAACTGTTTATCAAAAAtgtatttgcaagaacttcgggaACGTGCAGGAGATTTGGGTGTCGTTTGGACGAACtcatgcacaccaccaccaccagccacGCTTATAAAGTGCCTATGACATGCCGGAGTTACGGGCCTTCAAAATAAACAGAGTCATGACATGCGTCTCACTATTATCTGAAGATACCTAATAATAGTCTGCTTTAACAAGTCACACAAGGTGTCAAATCTGAACCTGAGTTGGATTTGGGCACATAACCACCCTCTAAACCATCGACCAACGGATTGGTTCTTGTTTCATTAAGAAGAAGGATGACAAAGTTTAATTTCAAAGTCAACTGGAAGGGTAGGTACAACTCATCTTGCGCAAAATGTACTTCAAAATGAGGAGCCTCTCGCGGTCAAGACAAGCGAAGAAGGTTTCGGGATAACTAGTTAGTATCATTTCTATGTCTGTTTTATTAAATTGTATTGTAGTACCATGATACTGTGAGATGTTCATTCCTAAACGCAACCACATGGCAACGATGTCCATTTGCAATTTTATCAAAATGTTGAATAGGAAACAAATTTGCTTTACCTTAAGGCAATGTGTTGAACACATAGTCGTCCTCTGAGCCGGCGATGTTGCCGTCAGCATTGGAAACGATGACAATCAACACCAACTTGCATATGGTAGGGACAACAAGATTCATGGTGGTCATGGCCTTCTCCGCAATGCTTGACCCCTCCTTTCTCACCATGGTCGTCTACTTCTTGGTGGAGGTTATCGACATAACCAGAGGATGGGCGAGGCCAAAGACGGGTTGCCAGGGTACGATGGAGGTCATATGGGGGATGACCAATGCGTTGGAGGGCCATGGCAGTTCGCCCATGATGGAGGGAGGCTCGTCGGTTAGAGGTGGCAGAGGAGGTAGGGAACAAAAATAGGTTGTTACGAGCACCATCATAGCAGATGCAACGATAGTAGAAGGCCCGCTAAGACTAGAGGGAGATATCGATCGTGCATAATGTTCACCTGCCAAAAAAAATGGGAGGTTTTCAGGAGTGAGACTTCCAACCTAAGTTTTATGAGGACaatatgtgatttttgagagctcCAATTTTTTTCTCACTTACTATTGGGATCCGCTAGAGTGGTCTAACTCccaattgtgtttttttttttggagctaaGGGTTTTCTTTTTGGGATCTGCTAGAGATCGCGGTAGACATATTTCTAAGTCAAGCATGTCTTTATAAAAGTTAAATTACATATAATACCTCCCTTTAGGAGTTCTTCCAAGTTTTAAACCAGAACGGTAGGATTGTAGGAAATCATGTGTATTTCGTAATGATAATGATGCGGACACTATCCAACGTTTCTTTCTTGATTGTCACTTCACATGCAAATCTTGGTTCTTATCTGTATTGCATTAATTCTACGCCTCCATGTTCTGTTTCACATACTTTTGGGACTGGCCTGCAAGGAAGTCCTTCTTTTTGTTGGTGTTGGAATTATATTGTTCTATTTGGCTATCTAAAATCATAATGATGTTGCGTTTGACAGGAAAAAAATTCTTGTTCTCTGCAATTTTTTTGTTCATatgattttttttccaaaatctcTAGCCAATTGATAGACAAGaagaaagcatatgatacaaCTTTTGTTTTGCAGTACAGCAACAGCCAAGCTACCAGGGCTTCCGACATGGGCGCGATTTAGGATGCGGTTGTATGTCAGTTTTCAGCCTGTTTTAAACTTGCCCGTGCACAGTCCAAGTTCTCGGGCCTTGAGGCTTTATACTAATCTGGGCCAGCCCACACAGTCCATGTTCGAGCAATGGCCTCCACTGAACatacttttttttttaaaaaatccttGGCTaaacctttgattcataggaatatatcctacaagaaacaattttataggaatcttgtaacatAAATTCTATAGGAAAAATATGAGGTCGTACcttatgaatttttttttgacacaatcaAAGGGAACTCATCTTCCTATAAAATTTAATTAAACACGAcatccggaaattcaattcggctctcgggtgcatatgctccctctatcaaaaagttatatttcgaaatgtcgaaaaattttgacaaaaaattctacatgtacatctccccaatatacgtacgttcgtcaagtttcgcgaggaaccaatatgtcttgtggtctgtgtaaaaaagagaaaatttatctcctgaaaagccttattttcagcattgaattttgtcttttttacacacgtcacacgacaagtcggatttttatgaaacaactttgtgaacgcgtagcacgtaaagatgtacgttcgaatttttcgtttcaattttttgaaatttcaaaatgtatgtaacatgcatttcaaaataaagggagcatatgctcccatgtgccaaaacaccattcaccACGACATCCTGATTctatgtttttcctattcctTTGAGTTTTCTATCCTATGAATCGGGAATCAGGCACGAGCAGAACCGAGGGCCGCACGTCGTGGCCACCGAACTTCTTCGTGGCCTAGGACTGGAGCGCAAAGCAGAATAGGAGAATGACTTCAATGAATGGGCAGTCCTGGTTGAGCTGTAAGCCTGTAACGGAAACAAGCTAAAGAACCACACATCACATAAACCTGCTGAACGAATGAGGTGGAACCGGCTAAGCAAATGCGAGTGTGGTACACCAGAGATCTACTGCCTTGATCGAGCACATGAACCTCAAGAGGAACCAAACAATATACTGGTGTTCAGAGATGTTATGCAGTTTTGAGATCTACTGCCTCGATCGAGCACATGAACCTCAAGAGGAACCAAACAATGTACTGGTGTTCAGAGATGATATGCAGTTTTATTTCAGGGGATGATTGATTGGGGATCTTAATAACACATCACATTTCTAGCCCTGCCTAAAaatccatgtcatcttgctttCCAGGATGTACAGAAGGTTAACAAAAGAAATAAAGGCTATTTGATTTGCTAGAGTGGGGCAATTCCTAAGGTGACGCAGATTCAGTTAGCTTCGGCATGCTGCCATTAGGAGCTGAGGAGTAAACATCAACTTGTATGCAACTAAACCTACAATAGCAGCTCTAGTGCATAACGGTAGAGTAAAGATGACTTGATGTACTCAAATAATCTACAGAAATCTAACAAGTGCTGTTTAGAAAACTGCAAACATGATCTAGCAAATCCCTGAGAAAATCTAGGCTTGCATCGACTTACGAAAATGCAATGAATTGTTCGAGGCTGAAATTAAGATATTTTATATTTGACTCTGCATACAGGTCTTCATGCATCGAATCAGAAAGTCAAAGTAACTGTCATGATTAGTCTGACCTGAAAGATCTCCAAACTGAGATTTTACTCCTCTGTGATCTGTGCCACGGTAACATCCTCACCAAGATTCAGGGCGGCGGAGCTGATCTAAAGAAGGTGAACCTTGCAGAAAACTAGTAATCTAACTAAGATGGTGACACCattattcatttttatatggaagTAAAACAGGATGATCGAATAGGCATCATGTGTATCTCGTAAGTCAACTATCATGATGATTAGTTCTGAAGGATGTACTTATAGTAACTACATCACATGGGCCATGACAACAGTGAACtgtacctggacatgatttaacaTATTCACCATAGGGAAGCAAGCTTTTGTTCATTTTTCAGACCACATCATGTTTTGAAATCCGGAAGCATATATTTCCCACCATTCACATCTAGGCCTATAAATACCTAACTTGCTGTAGATGTAGCAGATCAACTTGAGAAGACAAGCCCATTTGGTTAGACTTCAATACTCCAGTGTCTCAGGAAATGGAAATTCCAGTGATAAAGATGGATGAGCTATATGGCGAGAAGAGATCAGAGACGCTGACACTTCTCCATGATGCCTGTGCACAATGGGGTTTCTTCTGGGTAAGTAAGAAATTATAAGATCATTATATTGATAACACAAGTTTCTGATCTACTTTCTCACTATTATCATTTGTCATGCACAATAACTTTATGCCAGGTGGAGAACCATGGAATCAATGATGACATCATGGACAAAATCAAAGAACTGGTGAATAAACACTACGAGGAAAATATGGAGAAGAACTTCTACAGTTCTGAGATAGCAAAAACCCTTGGTCCTGACAAAGTCGCCTCAAATGTTGACTGGGAGTGCAGCTTCATGTATCATCATCAGCCAAAATCAAACATTCATGATATTCCAGAGCTGCTTCGGTGAGTTTGCAACCTAAAGTACAGTACACTTGGTATCACCATAAATCAATGTTGGCATGACCAGTAAATAAGGAAACCATAGAAATTAACAGTTTGTGAAGTTTTTCAAGTGTACTAATACGCAGTAATGAATTATGCAGTACCACCGTTCCTGAATATGCTGAAGAAGTTGTCAAGTTGGCCGAGCAGCTAGCAGAAGTCATGAGTGAAAATCTTGGGCTGGACAAGGATTACTTGAAGAAAGCATTCTGTAAGCCTTCTGTAGGCATAAAGGTCGCAAAATACCCCAGGTGTAGTCATCCAGAAGTAGTGATGGGACTCCGTGGGCATACTGATGCTGGGGGAATCATACTTCTATTTCAAGATGACCAGGTTCCAGGTTTGGAGTTCATGAAAGATGGTAAGAGGATCTCAATACCACCAACACAAGGCAATAGAATTTTTATTAACCTTGGAGATCAGATTGAAGTGATAAGCAATGGAATTTATAAGAGCATTTGCCATCAGGTACTTCCTAATCAGAATGGGAGTCGCTTATCTATTGCGACATTCTACAACCCAGGTGACGATGCTATAATCTTCCCAGCTCCAAAGCTTACATATCCTAGCCAATACCGTTTCCAAGACTACCTTAATTTCTATTCCACTACGAAGTTCACTGACAAGGTATCAAGGTTCCAAAATACGAAGATGGTATTCAAGTGACTCGCGTCAAAAGCCACTGAAATACTGATTGCACCGTCTGTAAACAAAGTCAAGTGGGACTCGCCATAATTATGTATTGTGTATTTGTGTTGTGAATCTTATTTTCCATTAGAGGAATAAAATGCTCGATTTTCCTGTAGACTTGCTTTTCCGTAACTGAGATGGATTACAAGACAGCTAACAAAGAATAGCTGCGGGTTACAAAACGATGCACTCATGATATGTAAATATAGCAAAAGCCACTGAAGACTAAATTTATCCCGGAACTTAGTAAAAGTTGTTTGCATATTACTGTCTAAGTGGCAGTCAAACCAATTATGCTAATGATAATCCATGTGAAATATGACTCAGAGCAGCAATGAAGAAACGTAACACGAAGTATGTATGTACTAGAAAAGATCCCATCCTCGACTGATTAGTTCAAGAACAGAAACTACTCTGTACTTTTCTCCATTGTGTTCCCTAGGAACAAAGCAGCATATGTCCAAGCAATATACTAGAGTTAATTGAATTTAAATGCGAACATGTGTGCCTATATATGGTGGCAGAGAACCATGAGTAGCAGAGATCTAATAATAAGTCCTGCACCGAtgtaaaaaacatgaatatgagcaTAACAAATGAACAACCTAATAATACGACATCTCATGCATAAATATCGCCCAAAACCATGGTCTTGGGTAGGTATGACTGGTCGAACCGACCACTGAATAGTTGCTACACCTAAATGGGCCTATTTATTCTCTTATACGCTTGCCCTGGATTTCATGATAATCATGCTGCATATGAGTCATATATAACAAATTTTCGTATACTGTGTAAACAACATTTTTAAGTTGTTATTTAGCATATATGATACATTGCTCAATTATGAAACTACAAAAGCTGACCATTTCAAAAGTCAAACAGAACAGCCGTTAAGGAAATCTTACACTTTATTTAACAGAAATTTACTACGACATCAAACAGTAATGTACCTTATACTGGATATCCTAAATTTCATAACAAGTTTATTACACTCCAGTCATGTATTAAAAAAATGTTGCACTTTGTGTAAATAACAATTTCATAGTAAATTAATTGCAATTGTATATATATGAATCGTTCTTAAATGGTTTCCGGAACTACAAAAGGTATCC contains the following coding sequences:
- the LOC124659016 gene encoding uncharacterized protein LOC124659016 codes for the protein MVRKEGSSIAEKAMTTMNLVVPTICKLVLIVIVSNADGNIAGSEDDYVRTTDATITHGEPLSQHELEVAFMQQIAVPPFMLPTTTNTNVPRVCIVASAAQFVQASSVVSPYSTQITMQSAGEEAPRLAPATSEDGGKSPASPSMDNERQIPVDPVSLRHLGMVADPDSPLSAPSVMTELVAHPSPLLPPLRRPTFVGASLPCSAASSPVHSAAAKREEPSLATVIALSSLARQHSAALAHYVTSPSAAPTTLSRSASRAEGRTMAPHDDEYPHFQFETDAEAHGFKCGVLCMFIPGFNKKKRGSPSAAAVVSSIQRQHSGARRRSSVSRMASMERFECGSWSPPPPPPPTSAPHVDTDFAMEVAKVSCADDTDLPIKMAFVFDGDARGVLKKGILKKSASVSQRQESSAPTPRMSSASQRHVRFSTAAAPPASCPTSPCITPRLAMARAEFNAFLEAQSA
- the LOC124683725 gene encoding 1-aminocyclopropane-1-carboxylate oxidase 1-like, whose protein sequence is MEIPVIKMDELYGEKRSETLTLLHDACAQWGFFWVENHGINDDIMDKIKELVNKHYEENMEKNFYSSEIAKTLGPDKVASNVDWECSFMYHHQPKSNIHDIPELLRTTVPEYAEEVVKLAEQLAEVMSENLGLDKDYLKKAFCKPSVGIKVAKYPRCSHPEVVMGLRGHTDAGGIILLFQDDQVPGLEFMKDGKRISIPPTQGNRIFINLGDQIEVISNGIYKSICHQVLPNQNGSRLSIATFYNPGDDAIIFPAPKLTYPSQYRFQDYLNFYSTTKFTDKVSRFQNTKMVFK